The proteins below are encoded in one region of Juglans microcarpa x Juglans regia isolate MS1-56 chromosome 4D, Jm3101_v1.0, whole genome shotgun sequence:
- the LOC121259507 gene encoding probable strigolactone esterase DAD2 translates to MYLMGNTLLEALNVRVEGSGQKFLVLAHGFGTDQSVWKGILPSFTPYYRVILYDLVCAGSVNPDYFDFRRYTTLDSYVDDLINILDALKVDRCAYVGHSVSAMIGILASIRRPELFTKLILIGASPRFLNDKDYHGGFERGEIEKVLYAMEANYDAWVHGFAPLAVGADVPDAVREFSRTLFNMRPDITLFVSRSIFNSDLRGVLGLVKVSCCIFQTTRDVSVPTSVATYLRDHLGGRNTVETLDTEGHLPHLSAPGLLATKLRRALSR, encoded by the exons ATGTATCTCATGGGCAACACCTTGTTAGAAGCTCTCAACGTCCGTGTGGAAGGGTCCGGCCAGAAGTTCTTGGTCCTCGCCCATGGCTTCGGTACCGACCAGTCCGTCTGGAAAGGCATTCTCCCTTCCTTCACCCCTTACTACCGCGTCATTCTCTACGACCTCGTCTGTGCCGGCAGTGTCAATCCTGATTACTTCGATTTTCGCCGCTACACCACACTCGACTCCTACGTCGATGACTTAATCAACATCCTCGACGCTCTCAAAGTCGATCGGTGTGCCTACGTTGGTCACTCCGTCTCCGCCATGATTGGAATTTTGGCTTCCATTCGTCGCCCCGAACTCTTCACCAAGCTCATCCTTATCGGCGCTTCTCCAAG ATTCTTGAACGACAAAGATTACCACGGAGGATTCGAGCGAGGTGAAATCGAGAAAGTTTTGTATGCAATGGAGGCTAATTACGACGCATGGGTGCACGGTTTCGCACCTTTGGCGGTAGGTGCTGATGTCCCGGACGCGGTTCGAGAATTCAGCCGGACCCTATTCAACATGAGACCGGACATAACCTTATTCGTGTCGCGCTCCATATTCAACAGCGATCTGAGGGGTGTCTTGGGCCTAGTCAAGGTGTCTTGCTGCATATTTCAGACCACAAGGGACGTCTCGGTTCCGACCTCGGTGGCCACGTATCTGAGGGACCATTTGGGAGGACGAAACACAGTGGAGACGCTGGATACCGAGGGTCATTTGCCCCATTTGAGCGCGCCGGGGCTTCTTGCTACGAAACTCCGCCGAGCACTTTCGCGCTGA
- the LOC121260920 gene encoding calcium-transporting ATPase 1-like: protein MESYLNDNFGDVKAKNSSEEALQRWRSLCWLVKNPKRRFRFTANLSKRFEAEAIRRSNKEKFRVAVLVSQAALQFINGLTLSSEYTVPEEVKTAGFEICADELASIVEGRDGKKLKIRDGVEGIAKKLASSYDIGIPTSEHLLNQRKEIYGINKFNESPVRGFWVFVWEALQDMTLMILAVCAFVSLLVGITLEGWPKGAHDGLGIVASILLVVLVTAISDYKQSLQFKDLDREKKKITVQVTRDGLRQKISIYDLLPGDIVHLAIGDQVPADGLFVSGFSVLINESSLTGECEPVNVNSGNPFLLSGTKVQDGSCKMLVTTVGMRTQWGKLMETLSEGGDDETPLQVKLNGVATIIGKIGLFFSVVTFSVMMQGLLSRKLNEGSHWIWSGDDMMEILESFAIAVTIVVVAVPEGLPLAVTLSLAFAMKKMMKDKALVRHLAACETMGSATSICSDKTGTLTTNHMTVVKACICGKINDVGSSKETSSIGSEIPSSALSILLQSIFTNTGGEIVKNKDEKVEILGTPTDTALLEFGMLLGGNFQSERQALNIVKVEPFNSVKKRMGVALELPNGGFRVHSKGASEIVLAACDKVIDSNGEIVPLNEKSINHLKDTIDQFASEALRTLCLAYMEIGNEFSAESPIPTNGYTCIGIVGIKDPVRPGVRESVAICKAAGITVRMVTGDNINTAKAIARECGILTGEGIAIEGPEFREKSEEELLEIIPKLQVMARSLPLDKHTLVKQLRTTFEEVVAVTGDGTNDAPALHEADIGLAMGIAGTEVAKESADVIILDDNFSTIVTVAKWGRSVYINIQKFVQFQLTVNVVALIVNFSSACLTGNTPLTAVQLLWVNMIMDTLGALALATEPPNDDLMKRSPVGRKGNFISNVMWRNILGQSLYQFVIIWFLQTRGKAAFRLDGPHSDLVLNTIIFNSFVFCQAFNEISSREMEKINVFKGIMENYVFVGVLTCTVLFQIIIIEFLGTFANTTPLSSEQWFVSVFLGFLGMPVAAVLKMIHVGSN, encoded by the exons ATGGAGAGCTACCTGAACGATAACTTTGGGGATGTGAAGGCCAAGAACTCGTCCGAGGAGGCGCTTCAGAGATGGAGGAGCCTCTGCTGGCTAGTCAAAAACCCTAAACGGAGATTCCGATTCACTGCTAATCTCTCCAAGCGCTTCGAGGCTGAGGCTATCCGTCGCTCCAATAAG GAAAAGTTTAGAGTTGCAGTTTTGGTTTCGCAAGCTGCACTTCAATTTATCAATG GTCTAACTCTTTCCAGTGAATACACTGTGCCGGAGGAAGTCAAAACAGCAGGCTTTGAAATATGTGCTGATGAGTTAGCATCCATCGTTGAAGGCCGTGATGGGAAGAAACTGAAAATACGTGATGGGGTTGAGGGTATTGCAAAGAAGCTTGCGTCATCATATGACATTGGCATTCCAACTTCTGAGCACTTGCTGAATCAGAGAAAAGAGATTTATggaattaataaatttaacgaAAGCCCAGTGCGAGGGTTTTGGGTCTTTGTGTGGGAAGCCCTTCAAGATATGACCCTTATGATACTTGCCGTTTGTGCTTTTGTCTCTCTTCTTGTTGGCATAACTCTGGAAGGATGGCCAAAGGGTGCTCATGATGGCCTTGGAATTGTCGCCAGCATTTTGCTGGTTGTACTGGTCACTGCCATTAGTGACTACAAACAATCTCTTCAGTTCAAGGACCTGgacagggagaagaaaaaaattacagttCAGGTCACCAGAGATGGACTTAGACAAAAGATATCGATATATGATCTTCTTCCTGGTGACATTGTTCATCTTGCCATTGGAGATCAGGTTCCGGCAGATGGACTTTTTGTTTCTGGGTTCTCAGTATTGATAAATGAATCCAGTCTAACAGGAGAGTGTGAACCAGTTAACGTCAATTCTGGTAATCCTTTTCTCCTATCAGGAACCAAAGTTCAGGATGGATCATGCAAGATGCTGGTAACAACTGTTGGAATGAGAACCCAGTGGGGTAAACTGATGGAGACCCTTAGTGAGGGAGGAGATGATGAGACCCCATTGCAGGTCAAACTTAATGGTGTGGCAACCATTATTGGTAAAATAGGCCTATTTTTTTCTGTTGTTACTTTTTCTGTTATGATGCAAGGCCTGCTCAGCCGCAAACTAAATGAAGGGTCCCACTGGATCTGGTCTGGAGATGATATGATGGAAATCTTGGAATCTTTTGCTATTGCTGTTACAATAGTCGTTGTTGCTGTTCCTGAAGGACTGCCTTTGGCTGTGACACTAAGCCTTGCTTTTGccatgaagaagatgatgaaagatAAGGCACTTGTCCGTCATTTGGCTGCTTGTGAGACAATGGGGTCTGCCACAAGTATCTGTAGTGACAAGACTGGGACTCTAACTACTAACCATATGACTGTTGTGAAAGCTTGTATCTGTGGGAAAATCAATGACGTAGGAAGCTCTAAGGAGACTTCTAGTATAGGCTCTGAAATTCCTAGTTCTGCCTTGAGTATTCTTCTCCAATCAATATTTACCAACACTGGAGGAGAAATTGTTAAAAACAAAGATGAGAAAGTTGAGATACTGGGAACACCAACTGACACTGCTCTCTTGGAGTTTGGGATGTTGCTTGGTGGGAATTTTCAATCAGAAAGACAAGCACTGAACATTGTGAAAGTCGAGCCCTTCAATTCTGTTAAGAAGCGAATGGGAGTAGCTCTAGAGCTTCCCAATGGTGGTTTCCGTGTGCACAGTAAAGGTGCTTCTGAAATAGTATTAGCTGCATGTGACAAAGTCATAGACTCCAACGGTGAAATTGTTCCACTGAATGAGAAATCAATTAATCATTTGAAGGATACAATTGACCAATTTGCCAGTGAAGCTCTTCGAACTTTATGCCTTGCGTATATGGAAATTGGGAACGAATTTTCTGCTGAAAGTCCTATACCCACAAACGGGTACACATGCATAGGAATTGTTGGAATTAAAGATCCAGTTCGCCCAGGTGTCAGGGAGTCTGTTGCAATTTGTAAGGCAGCTGGCATAACTGTTCGGATGGTTACTGGAGACAACATAAACACTGCAAAGGCAATAGCTCGAGAATGTGGAATTTTGACTGGTGAAGGAATAGCAATTGAAGGCCCAGAATTCCGTGAGAAAAGTGAGGAGGAATTGCTCGAAATTATTCCAAAACTTCAG GTCATGGCTCGATCTTTACCCCTGGATAAGCATACCCTTGTGAAACAGTTACGAACCACTTTTGAAGAAGTTGTTGCAGTGACTGGTGATGGTACGAATGATGCTCCAGCGCTTCACGAAGCAGACATTGGACTAGCAATGGGCATTGCTGGAACTGAG GTGGCAAAAGAGAGTGCTGATGTCATAATCTTAGATGATAACTTCTCCACAATTGTTACTGTGGCAAAATGGGGACGTTCTGTTTacataaatattcaaaaatttgTTCAGTTTCAGCTCACAGTAAATGTGGTTGCCCTAATTGTCAACTTTTCTTCGGCCTGTTTGACAG GGAACACTCCTCTGACTGCTGTGCAGCTTCTATGGGTCAACATGATCATGGACACTCTAGGAGCACTTGCATTAGCCACAGAGCCTCCGAATGATGACTTAATGAAAAGATCACCGGTTGGTAGGAAGGGAAACTTCATCAGTAATGTTATGTGGAGGAATATCTTGGGGCAGTCTCTGTATCAGTTTGTAATAATTTGGTTTCTCCAGACAAGAGGAAAAGCAGCTTTTAGGCTTGATGGCCCACATTCCGATTTAGTATTGAACACGATCATTTTCAACTCGTTTGTCTTTTGTCAG GCTTTCAATGAGATCAGCTCTAGAGAGATGGAAAAAATAAACGTCTTCAAAGGTATAATGGAGAACTATGTGTTTGTGGGTGTGCTTACTTGCACTGTCCTCTTTCAAATCATCATCATTGAGTTCCTGGGCACATTTGCAAACACAACTCCTCTCAGCTCAGAACAGTGGTTTGTAAGTGTTTTCCTGGGATTCCTTGGGATGCCAGTAGCAGCAGTTCTAAAGATGATTCACGTGGGATCAAATTGA